The genome window GGGATGGAAATTGACGAGCGGTATTCCCGCGCCCGCCGCCAACTCCACGCAGCGCTCCAGGGAGTCGACGGGGCCGCCCCACCCGTCAAGGGGCATGAAGGGAGCGTGGATGGAGTTGATGGGAAGGATTTCGGTCAGCTCTTCAATGAGCTTGCGGCAGTTGACCTTCTGAAAGTCCTGGTTGATGATGAGTTCGACACCGTCGAATCCCGCCTCCCGGGCGATCCGCATGACTTTCCCCAGGGGAAAGGTGAAGAGCGTGCCGGTGGAAAGAGAGATCCGCATCGTGCCTATCCCTGTCCGGCAATGGTGGTGTAGACCAGCCGCTGGAGGTTCCCCACCGCTTCGATGCCCGCCTTGAGCTCATCCTCTTCCTGCTCGGCCAGTCCCGCCGTATCCACGTAAGCGCCGGAAGCCTCGCCGCCCATGCCGCCGCGTTTCCGGCCGAAGGAATGGCAGGCGCGCAGCAGCCGCTCGGCCAGCTCCACATCCATGTGCCCCTCCCGGAGCAGTGCCCGGATGCGCTCGATGGTGCCCGTTTCCGGTATCTCCGCGTGGACCGCCAGGACCCTGACGTTGGCCACCAGGGGGGAAATGCCGTAGTAGCCCAGGTTGAACATCCCCCGCGACTCGCCGATCCGCTCCGTTCTGAACCTGCCGAAGAAGTCGAATCCCGAAGGCATCATGGATATGTGCCGGGCCGTTTCCCGGAACTGGTCCCCGTGAAAGGCGAGCATGGACCGGACCAGGTTGTTCATGCTGGCGGCCAGGGTGGAGTCGCCGGCAACGCAGCGCAGGTCGGCGAGCCCGATCAGCCACCCCAGGCCGCCGTCCCCTTCGGTGACCCGGCTGGTGATCCGTTTGCGCCAGTCGGCCATGCTCCCCCGCCAGGCTGCGCCGACCGGGGTGACGCCGCCGGGGCTGGTAAGGCCGAGGCGCTCCAGGATGCCGGCGGTCCGCCCGGCCAGTCCCACGAAGAACGAGGTTTCTTCGGGTGATTCGCCGTCATGGATGACGGCAAAGTCTGCATCTCCCGAGAGCCCTGCTTCGCCGCGCCCCAGGGCGCCCAGGGCGAGCCAGGC of Geobacter anodireducens contains these proteins:
- a CDS encoding nucleotidyltransferase, translated to MSLFLAVKNDDILNRRGTADFLEGIRRDLFRRLRSLPPGDECRLLTGITQSLGAELAFEEAFDQAFPRLLAETETATDVNGLAELQRQLTEKAADYFHQRGSVPAFDILCTTLTDYLTRGALRLAFRWMEEHGPAAPAVAWAWLALGALGRGEAGLSGDADFAVIHDGESPEETSFFVGLAGRTAGILERLGLTSPGGVTPVGAAWRGSMADWRKRITSRVTEGDGGLGWLIGLADLRCVAGDSTLAASMNNLVRSMLAFHGDQFRETARHISMMPSGFDFFGRFRTERIGESRGMFNLGYYGISPLVANVRVLAVHAEIPETGTIERIRALLREGHMDVELAERLLRACHSFGRKRGGMGGEASGAYVDTAGLAEQEEDELKAGIEAVGNLQRLVYTTIAGQG